A region from the Longimicrobiales bacterium genome encodes:
- a CDS encoding heavy-metal-associated domain-containing protein: protein MTTILRSDEFTCPSCVDGIESALTRLAGVRAATVHFGTGRIEVEHDPGIATASDLVMRVKEAGYTARVSPF from the coding sequence ATGACGACGATTCTGAGGAGCGACGAATTCACGTGCCCGTCCTGTGTGGACGGGATCGAATCGGCGCTGACGCGGCTGGCCGGGGTTCGTGCCGCAACGGTTCACTTCGGCACTGGACGCATCGAGGTCGAGCACGACCCCGGGATCGCGACGGCTTCGGATCTCGTGATGCGAGTAAAGGAGGCCGGTTACACGGCGCGGGTCAGTCCGTTCTGA
- a CDS encoding DUF6448 family protein yields the protein MKRNVIALTLAVLAGLVVARPASAHCDSVEGPVVKAAQAALAAGDVTPVLKWVRDGDEAEIRAAFERTLAVRGQGADARELADWWFFETLVRVHREGEGAPYTGLLPAGAEVDEGIEAADVALVSGGVDALVDDLSSRLDAGLRERFERVQALRAHADESVEAGRRFVHAYVEYIHFVEAVQSLLEQGAGEHAPAPTHAH from the coding sequence ATGAAACGGAATGTGATCGCGCTGACACTGGCGGTGCTCGCCGGACTGGTGGTGGCCCGTCCTGCATCCGCGCACTGCGACAGCGTGGAGGGCCCGGTCGTAAAGGCGGCGCAGGCGGCGCTGGCCGCCGGCGACGTGACGCCCGTCCTGAAGTGGGTGCGCGACGGGGACGAAGCGGAGATCCGGGCTGCATTCGAGCGGACACTGGCAGTACGCGGGCAGGGCGCGGACGCCCGGGAGCTGGCGGACTGGTGGTTCTTCGAGACGCTGGTGCGGGTGCACAGGGAGGGTGAGGGCGCGCCGTACACGGGCCTCCTGCCTGCTGGCGCCGAGGTGGACGAGGGGATCGAGGCCGCGGACGTCGCTCTGGTCAGCGGTGGTGTCGATGCGCTGGTCGACGATCTCTCGAGCCGACTCGACGCCGGTCTGCGTGAGCGATTCGAGCGCGTGCAGGCGCTGCGTGCGCATGCAGACGAGAGCGTCGAAGCGGGTCGCAGGTTCGTGCACGCATACGTCGAGTACATCCATTTCGTGGAAGCAGTGCAGTCGCTGCTCGAGCAGGGTGCAGGTGAGCATGCTCCCGCTCCGACGCATGCGCATTGA
- a CDS encoding heavy metal-responsive transcriptional regulator codes for MKIGELANRVGVNIQTVRYYERRGLLPEPDRTRSGYREYDEHDVHRMEFILRAKALGFTLTEIRELMDLRVDPTRTADDVRARALEKIADTDARIRDLQHIRAGLRRLVGLCEAHGPVEECALMHTIAAGDHD; via the coding sequence GTGAAAATCGGTGAGCTGGCAAACCGCGTCGGCGTGAACATCCAGACCGTCCGCTACTACGAGCGACGCGGCCTGCTGCCCGAGCCGGACCGCACGCGAAGCGGCTACCGCGAGTACGACGAGCACGACGTACATCGCATGGAGTTCATCCTGCGCGCCAAGGCGCTCGGCTTCACCCTCACCGAGATCCGCGAGCTGATGGACCTGCGCGTCGATCCCACCCGCACCGCTGACGACGTCCGCGCTCGCGCCCTCGAAAAGATCGCCGACACCGACGCCAGGATCCGGGACCTGCAGCACATCCGGGCGGGCCTCCGGCGGCTCGTCGGTCTCTGCGAAGCGCACGGCCCCGTGGAGGAATGCGCACTCATGCACACCATCGCCGCCGGCGACCACGACTGA